The sequence below is a genomic window from Inediibacterium massiliense.
TATCTATATTCTTTTTATTATTGTATCATATATCGTATCATAATTTCCTTAAAAATAGAAAAGCCATTAACATTTGTTAATGACCTCTACATTGAAATTAAAAATTTATGCCACATTTTCTTAAATAGAATATTATAATATTCATATTCTAAATCATCCTCTTTAATCTTTGTAATTTTTTGTTCACATTCTCTGCATATGTATTCATCTAAAAAATT
It includes:
- a CDS encoding sigma factor G inhibitor Gin is translated as MHPQRVRCYTCKEETIEYINFLDEYICRECEQKITKIKEDDLEYEYYNILFKKMWHKFLISM